A genomic region of Zea mays cultivar B73 chromosome 6, Zm-B73-REFERENCE-NAM-5.0, whole genome shotgun sequence contains the following coding sequences:
- the LOC103629289 gene encoding protein argonaute 1B — MVRKKRTGPGESSGETSGAPGQGSSQRPQATQQGARGGGQHQVRGGYPGHGVPPSEHPGGGPPEYQPRGYQGRGVPPLLPGGGPPEPQPRGYQGHGGYQGRGGPPSQHPGGGPSPGSQPRGYQGRGGLRPRGGVPQPYRGGHVGGSVGPIVPSGPSRPVPELHQAPDVQHQAPVVAAPSPPGAGSSSQPGMAEVSTGQVQQLVIHDQSSASQVSQVAPASSKAVRFPLRPGKGTHGSRCIVKANHFFAELPDKDLHQYDVSITPVVPSRGVNRAVMKELVNLHRHSHLDGRLPAYDGRKSLYTAGALPFTSKTFEITLQDEENSLGGGQRHQRGQRVFQVVIKFAARADLHHLAMFLAGRQPDAPQEAIQVLDIVLREFPTARYCPVGRSFYSPNLGRRQQLGEGLETWRGFYQSIRPTQMGLSLNIDMSSTAFIEPLPVIDFVAQLLDRDISVRPLSDSDRVKIKKALRGVKVEVTHRGNMRRKYRISGLTSQATRELSFPIDDRGTVKTVVQYFLETYGFNIQHTTLPCLQVGNQQRINYLPMEVCKIVEGQRYSKRLNEKQITALLKVTCQRPQEREKAILQTVHHNAYSEDPYAQEFGIKIDERLASVEARVLPPPRLKYHDSGRERDVLPRVGQWNMMNKKMVNGGRVSSWACINFSRNVQDGAARSFCHDLALMCQVSGMDFALEPVLPPVYARPEHVERALKRLYQDAMSILRPQGRELDLLMVILPDNNGSLYGDLKRICETDLGLVSQCCLTKHVFKANKHQYLANVALKINVKVGGRNTVLVDALARRIPLVSDVATIIFGADVTHPHPGEDSSPSIAAVVASQDWPEVTKYAGLVSAQTHRQELIQDLFNVRQDPQRGAVSGGMIRELLISFWRATGQKPKRIIFYRDGVSEGQFYQVLLYELDAIRKACASLESDYQPPVTFVVVQKRHHTRLFVNNHNDQRAADRSGNILPGTVVDSKICHPTEFDFYLCSHAGIQGTSRPAHYHVLWDENKFTADGLQTLTNNLCYTYARCTRSVSIVPPAYYAHLAAFRARFYMEPDTSDSGSVASGATTSRGPPPGARNTRAGAANVAVRPLPALKENVKRVMFYC, encoded by the exons ATGGTGAGGAAGAAAAGGACTGGCCCTGGAGAGAGTTCTGGGGAGACTTCTGGAGCGCCTGGTCAGGGCTCCTCACAGCGTCCTCAGGCAACACAACAGGGTGCCCGAGGTGGAGGACAACACCAGGTGCGTGGTGGATATCCGGGCCATGGAGTGCCGCCTTCAGAGCACCCAGGTGGTGGGCCGCCTGAGTATCAACCACGTGGCTATCAGGGACGTGGCGTTCCACCTTTACTTCCTGGTGGTGGGCCGCCTGAGCCTCAACCGCGTGGCTACCAGGGACATGGTGGATACCAGGGCCGTGGCGGGCCACCTTCACAGCATCCTGGTGGTGGGCCATCACCTGGGTCTCAGCCTCGTGGCTACCAGGGACGTGGTGGTCTGCGTCCCAGAGGGGGAGTGCCGCAGCCATACCGTGGCGGGCATGTGGGAGGTAGTGTTGGACCAATTGTTCCTTCAGGTCCGTCTAGACCAGTTCCCGAGCTGCACCAAGCCCCAGATGTCCAACATCAAGCCCCTGTGGTGGCAGCACCATCACCACCGGGAGCTGGCTCGTCCTCGCAGCCTGGGATGGCCGAGGTGAGCACTGGACAAGTCCAGCAACTTGTGATTCATGACCAAAGTTCAGCCAGCCAAGTTAGTCAGGTAGCACCAGCATCAAGCAAAGCTGTTAGATTCCCATTGCGCCCTGGCAAGGGTACGCATGGGTCCAGGTGCATCGTGAAGGCAAATCATTTCTTTGCTGAGCTGCCTGATAAAGACCTCCACCAATACGAT GTATCAATAACACCTGTGGTTCCTTCACGTGGTGTCAATCGTGCTGTCATGAAAGAGCTTGTAAACCTTCATAGACACTCCCATTTGGATGGGCGTCTGCCTGCATATGATGGAAGGAAGAGTCTTTATACAGCTGGAGCATTGCCATTTACTTCGAAGACATTCGAAATTACTCTGCAAGATGAAGAAAACAGTCTTGGTGGAGGACAAAGACACCAAAG GGGCCAGAGGGTCTTTCAGGTGGTGATCAAATTTGCTGCTCGCGCTGATCTCCACCATTTGGCTATGTTTCTAGCTGGgaggcaaccagatgctcctcaagaGGCTATTCAAGTACTTGACATTGTACTACGTGAATTTCCTACTGCCAG GTATTGTCCTGTTGGTAGATCATTTTATTCTCCCAATTTAGGGAGACGCCAGCAACTTGGTGAAGGTTTGGAAACTTGGCGTGGTTTCTATCAAAGCATAAGGCCCACACAGATGGGTCTTTCTCTGAATATTG ATATGTCCTCTACTGCATTTATTGAGCCCCTCCCTGTGATTGATTTTGTTGCTCAGCTTCTTGACAGAGATATCTCAGTTAGACCATTGTCTGATTCTGATCGTGTGAAG ATTAAAAAAGCCCTACGAGGTGTGAAAGTCGAGGTCACACACCGTGGAAACATGCGTAGGAAGTATCGGATATCTGGCCTCACTTCACAAGCAACAAGGGAGTTATC ATTCCCTATTGATGATCGTGGTACTGTTAAGACTGTGGTGCAATACTTCCTGGAGACTTATGGCTTTAATATTCAGCACACCACTTTACCTTGTTTGCAAGTGGGCAATCAGCAAAGAATAAATTATCTGCCTATGGAG GTCTGTAAGATAGTTGAGGGACAGCGTTACTCAAAACGACTCAATGAGAAACAGATCACTGCTCTACTGAAGGTGACTTGCCAGCGTCCCCAAGAGCGTGAGAAAGCCATCTTGCAG ACTGTGCATCACAATGCCTACTCCGAGGATCCTTATGCCCAGGAATTTGGTATAAAGATTGATGAGCGTCTTGCATCCGTTGAAGCTCGTGTTCTGCCTCCTCCAAGG CTGAAATACCATGATAGTGGCAGAGAGAGGGATGTATTGCCAAGAGTTGGGCAGTGGAATATGATGAATAAG AAAATGGTCAATGGTGGTAGAGTTAGCAGCTGGGCATGCATTAACTTCTCACGAAATGTGCAAGATGGTGCTGCTAGGAGTTTCTGTCATGATCTCGCTTTGATGTGCCAAGTATCAGGAATG GATTTTGCACTTGAACCTGTGCTGCCCCCTGTCTatgcgaggcctgaacatgttgaAAGAGCACTAAAGAGACTTTATCAAGATGCCATGAGCATACTCAGGCCTCAGGGCCGAGAGCTTGACTTGCTGATGGTAATACTGCCTGACAATAATGGCTCTCTTTACG GGGATCTTAAAAGGATATGTGAGACTGATCTTGGATTGGTCTCCCAATGCTGTCTGACTAAACATGTTTTCAAGGCGAACAAGCATCAGTATCTTGCAAATGTTGCCCTGAAAATAAATGTTAAG GTTGGGGGAAGGAATACTGTACTTGTTGATGCTTTGGCAAGGAGAATCCCCCTTGTCAGTGACGTAGCTACTATTATCTTTGGTGCTGATGTGACCCATCCCCATCCTGGGGAAGATTCTAGTCCTTCCATTGCAGCT GTGGTTGCTTCTCAAGACTGGCCTGAGGTTACGAAGTATGCAGGATTAGTGAGTGCTCAAACCCATCGCCAAGAATTGATACAGGATCTTTTCAACGTACGGCAAGATCCCCAAAGGGGGGCTGTCTCTGGTGGCATGATTAG GGAACTTCTCATTTCTTTCTGGAGGGCGACTGGACAAAAACCCAAGAGGATCATATTCTACAG GGATGGTGTCAGTGAGGGACAGTTCTACCAAGTTCTGTTGTACGAACTTGATGCCATTAGAAAG GCCTGTGCATCATTGGAGTCTGATTACCAGCCTCCAGTTACCTTTGTCGTGGTCCAGAAGCGTCATCACACCAGGTTGTTTGTTAATAATCACAATGATCAGCGTGCTGCCGATAGAAGTGGCAACATACTGCCGG GCACTGTGGTGGACTCGAAGATTTGCCATCCAACCGAGTTTGATTTCTACCTGTGCAGCCATGCTGGCATTCAG GGAACAAGCCGTCCTGCCCATTATCATGTTCTGTGGGATGAGAACAAATTTACGGCTGATGGGTTGCAAACTCTCACCAACAACTTGTGTTACAC GTATGCCAGGTGCACACGCTCAGTATCAATCG TTCCTCCTGCATACTATGCTCATCTGGCAGCCTTCCGAGCTCGGTTTTACATGGAGCCAGATACAAGTGACAGCGGATCTGTGGCGAGCGGTGCTACGACAAGCCGTGGCCCTCCACCAGGGGCGCGCAACACCAGGGCTGGTGCTGCGAATGTTGCTGTGAGGCCATTACCTGCTCTCAAGGAAAACGTGAAGCGCGTCATGTTCTACTGCTAA